Part of the Zea mays cultivar B73 chromosome 4, Zm-B73-REFERENCE-NAM-5.0, whole genome shotgun sequence genome is shown below.
GAAAAAAAACGAGAaagtaagggggtgtttggttaaatggactaaagattagtctctagtttttagtctcatttagtctcttttttgccaaacattaggactaaaatatggactaaaatgatttagtctttagtccttcacataggtgctaaaagagactaaaagccCACATGAGAGTATTCCAAGAGCATTTGAGTATTTGTACAATATATTTAATGACTTTAAAATCTATTTAGTCCCTATAACCAAACaagtagggactaaagtttagtcctaagactaaaatttagtcctaaaactaattgaaaccaaacatggcATAAACCGTGCCCGGTATCCACTTCCAACCAGTTTACATCTTAGCATGCACAAGATCGTGGGTTTAACTTTTCGTACAGTTTTTACTACTTGATTAAAGTATTCTTTTCTTACAGTGAAAAAGCCAATGAAAACAGCAACTTTTCTGTACGAAAAGGAAAATGGCACACACCGGAAACTGGTGAGTGGTGAGTAGGGAGGCTGATGTGACCATGCCACGGCTGCGGTGAGGGCGGCGGGAGGTCAGTCAGTCAGGGGCGCGCCACTGACTGCGCAAGCCGCTCGACCTTGACGGCAATCTCTTGTGGTACCAGCATGGCGGGGCGCGGCCGCTCCTTGCACCAGCGGAGGTCCAGCCCGAGCGCGTCCGATACGTCCTCCGAGCTCCATCCGGCCCGCCGGAGCGAGTCGGAGCACTGGTCGGCCTTGAGCAGGAGCGCATCGAGCACTGCGTCTGAGTCCACCACGGGGACCGCCGCCTCCTCACCGTCGAACACCCCGGAGGCCGCCACCTCGACCATCTCCGTCACCTCCGTGTCCCTCCACCCGCCCTGCCTCAGCACGTGGCCCAGCCGGTCAAGGTAGCTGTCGACCCAGTGCGGGTTCCTGGGCCACCTAGCAGGCGGTGGCGATGCGCACCCTGAGGACAGCGACGACGCTGTGGATGCATCCGAGAACGACGAGTTGCGGCGGCGATGGTCGGACGCCGCGTCGCTCCAGAATTCTATCCAGCGCGGCGCCTTACCGCGGCAGGCCGCGTCGAGGCTGCGGCGCGTGCACGGCGTGGCGACGGCCTCCCCggcgtactgctgctgctgcgccaCCGGAGGCGGCGGCGCCCGCAGATCCGGCGGCTGGAAGCAGGAGTCGCGGGTGACGAAGTGGAGGATGTCGAGGCCGCAGCAGAGGACGCGGTCGTCGGTGACGAAGAACACCGGGTTGCCGGCGAGGCAGGGGCGGCAGGGCAGGAAGCAGCGGTCGAAGAGCGGCACGAGCAGCGGCGCGCGGCGGATGGCGGAGCGCGCGAGCCGCAGCGCGCGGTCGGGGTCGGCGGGGCGTGGCCCCCAGCAGCGCGGCCACAGCGCGCCCCGTGCGATCTGCAGCGACGCCGCCACGATGGGCATGTCGAACGCGGAGCGGAGCCCCGCGCACGAGCGCCAGTCAGCGAACCCGGGCCCCGACGGGAGGCCCGCGGCGAGGACGGCGCGGAGGTCGGGCGGGAACGCGAACCCCATCTCGGCCTCGGCGTGCGCCAGCTCGAGCTCCGTGAGGCCCGGGAGCACCGCCACCCCGGAGGCCCGGAGGTGGCCCAGCACCGCAGCCGCGAGCGGGGCGAAGGAGTGCAGCCCCTGCCGCGGGGAGGCCGACGCCGAGGACGGGCTCGCCGCGGCGCGCGTGGAAAGGCGGCGCAGCCCCGCCGCGTGCGCCGCCGGCGTGAGGCTGGCCATCCGGCGGTCGACGTCCACCATTGCAGCCGCCCAACGCCGCCGCCAAGCCTCCTGCCTTGGACAGAGGAGACGCTGAGCTGTAGCTAAAGGTCGGTTGGGAAACGGGGAGGCGGGACTGTATAGTGGGCCTGTTTCTGATCAGCTTTTCCTAGAATCTGGCTTTGGGAGAATctaagtatcattacgattacgtgtggaggaagataaaattGTTCATAagactcaggatctagaaagtgacggattcttactattacaacgactcaaccgattatgtgtttatgttgattttggatggtttttgccccaatgaattttatagaagctggctgaaaagatgAGCATTTGGCAGTCtgtagcagcttttggtggccagaagctgccagaagccgaaacaaacaggaccAGTGGTGAGGCTACCATTGGCCGTCGGCGTCTGGGATGGAGCGGGCCCCGTGGCAGAGATCGCTGGCTGGGTCACCTAGCTAGTAGGTCTGTAGTGGGGAGTGGGGAGCGACAGCAACGCGAGGGTGGTGGTACTGGTGCGTGTGTGTCCAAACCAAACATCGTCGCTCTTGAGTTGGCGGCCTTGGCGTCTCTCGATCATTATTCTTTTTGTTCTTTCTGCCCTCGCACCGTCGCACGCAGGCTGTAACGAAGGATGTGAGCGAAATTTGTCTGCGGACGGGCCACTTTCTCTTTCTGCTAGTTTTTTATTTGGTCTCATCCTGCATCGCTTCAATTTGTTTGGCAAGTACGAATGTTTCTTACACCGAATTTGTTTTCATATTTCTATTGAAAGCCTTGTTTATTTATGTCGATTACATACGAAATCGTTTCAAATCAAAGTGCGAACAAAAGGTTGACTTGTCCTTTTTGATTCGGTTTGAtaatgagtgattgtcaacagtAAAGGCTAAAAGGATCCTAATGGTCTCTAAACAGGCAACAGTAATCATGAGATCACTCGTTCACTGATGCGTTTATGGTTTGAGCACTTCATCTCAATTAAAGTAAAGTGTTAATTTTCGGTGTTTAGAGACAAAAAATTCGATTGGATCCCAATCACCCCCCCTCTGGTCGTCTTACCgtcctacaattggtatcggagccagttaATGATTTCCCTACCCTAATCGGTTCGAAATCCACATAGGCGACATGGAACGAGGTGTTGGCAAACCTCCGTTCTTCGATGGGACCAATTACCCGTACTTGAAGATTCGCATGTCTGTTGAAGCT
Proteins encoded:
- the LOC103653297 gene encoding uncharacterized protein LOC103653297 → MVDVDRRMASLTPAAHAAGLRRLSTRAAASPSSASASPRQGLHSFAPLAAAVLGHLRASGVAVLPGLTELELAHAEAEMGFAFPPDLRAVLAAGLPSGPGFADWRSCAGLRSAFDMPIVAASLQIARGALWPRCWGPRPADPDRALRLARSAIRRAPLLVPLFDRCFLPCRPCLAGNPVFFVTDDRVLCCGLDILHFVTRDSCFQPPDLRAPPPPVAQQQQYAGEAVATPCTRRSLDAACRGKAPRWIEFWSDAASDHRRRNSSFSDASTASSLSSGCASPPPARWPRNPHWVDSYLDRLGHVLRQGGWRDTEVTEMVEVAASGVFDGEEAAVPVVDSDAVLDALLLKADQCSDSLRRAGWSSEDVSDALGLDLRWCKERPRPAMLVPQEIAVKVERLAQSVARP